The following nucleotide sequence is from Trifolium pratense cultivar HEN17-A07 linkage group LG2, ARS_RC_1.1, whole genome shotgun sequence.
GGAAGGAATTATATGCCCTTTAATTGTTGTCTTTTCTTTATGTTTTGGATATGAATTTCATTGTTCTCTTTAGTCGATCAGAAGAACCACATTTATGTTTAATTCACTTCCATTAAATCCACATATACTTAGTGTGGTTGTAACACAAATAGTTTGGATGTGAGGAACCTAGAAATTTgttgtgtttgagtgatatttcaAAAGTTCAAGTCTCACATTTTCATTCTTTCTCAATTGGCTTTGTGAACTTTTCTtctgaaaatattatttttagaaaatattttttaattgatgGTCTACTTGAAATTCAGAATTTTGAGATACTTTGACCAAGTTTTTACGTATCTCTCATTTCTATTATCACATTTGATCATTTCTTTAAACAGTGAGTTATAAACAAACCCTTGGTTGCCACTTAGAAAAGACtagaaaattattttccttCTCTCATAATTCGAGATGCCTCAGGTTTTACTTCACAGTTTTTGTTTTGCAAGTTCACTCTAATTCTTTGTTTGCTGTTGTAATCAATTTGCAACAAATTTTACTagggttttttttatatatatacaaatgtGCAAATGcatttagaaataaaaatagaccTATATGAATCAGTTTAGGAACCAATCTACTAATCTTAACTAATAAGCGTATTACTCTCAAATCATGTAAGAATTTTCCAATAGACACAGGCAGCAACTCCTTTATCTTAATCACACAAAGAAGGTGCGATGCGACGAAGGGGATAAGCACAAGCTCCAAAAATTTCCTTCAATCTTTCATTCGATGCACATTTGCAGACGCTCACACCGCATTGGCTCCCAGAGATGGGTTTAGTATGTTGTGAATTTCTGTTCATTCTGTTGACATATGCATCAGCAGCATTCGTGCTCTATGTTCATGCCTTTAAAGAAGTAGAAAACCTCCTTGCATTGGGTTAGGTAAAGGATTCTTTGCAAATATCTTGTCACAAAGGCATTCAAAGTAGGGAAAGGAAAACGAAATGCAGAGAACAGAAGACTACAATGGATTCCTCTTCTATTCTCTTGCGACAAAAAATCACAAGCAGCAATATCTTATCAAAATCtatctttattttatgaatAACTGGTATCTAAAATGATAATAAGGTGCATGATTATTATAGTTACATATCATTACACATATGCATATCAAAGTAACTAGGAAGAGTCTTCCTTGCTTGCAACCTCCAAGCCATTACCTGCAAATACAATATATTCATTCATATAAAGAATTCATCTCAAAGCCAATAACCAACCAGTTCGCATACAGTAAGTAATAACAATGCCAAATTTCAATAATAACAGAAAAATTAGAGTCTTACCATCAGGGTCAAAGAAGAAAACTTGTTTAATCTTGCCATTAGGCAGAGATTTCTCAAAAGTTTCAATACCCTTATCCTGCATCATAAAACAAACCCATGAATGCTTCCACAAAACTTCAGATTACTTTATCATAAACTTCTCTCTTCCCAATACGCGTGTATGTATGTTTAGTTTCACTTTTGGAGGAGGCAAAATTGATTGCAAATTTAGAATTTTCCTTAGAATTGATTATGCCTCCAGAAATGATTCTAACTTGAAGCTAGAATCTGAATCTTTTACCTCTACAATCGATTTTTAGTATTGAATTTAATGTTCAATTCAGCTTTACATGAATGTGTCGATCAAACCATAATAATTTTTCGTTCAACTCATTTTTAGTTTACAGAATCAATTtatccaaattaaatttttgtgaTGGCAGAGCCAAATACACACTTAGTTGTGAAATTTTCATTCATGATGCTTGTCaactatgaagcatggacacggACACAAGACATGTCACAGACACATCGACACTTAAATGACACAATTAAATGACAcaaattaaatgtaattataagtgtcacTGTAGTGCGTATGTCTTATGCgtctaatctgaggagtgtttGTGTTTCATAGCTTGACGATAACACAAACCAAACAAGTAACAACATTAAAAAACAATGATATGATATTTGGTAGTATGAAAAAGTggatgaaagaaaagaaaaccttGAGAGTTTGGAGGAAGGATTGGAAATTAGGGACAGAGAAGCAGAGATGATGGCCTCTAGGGAGATGGGAAGGGTCTTTAACAGGGGAAGCAGCACTCCATGGACCTTCAGGGAGATTGTTGGATGGGTTCCGTTCAATGAGATGAAGATATAGTGAAGAAGATGGAAGGCGCAACCATACAACCTTAAACTCTCCAAACTTGGGACTTTCTACTTCCTCAAATCCAAATATCTGAAAATGATATAGAAATATTGCATGCATCTAAATCAAATCTATGATTATGAAttaagaagagaagagaagagaagagaagagaaagaaaagaacctgtCGGTAGAAATTGGCAAGGCGTTTGATGTCGGTGGACTCTCGAGATATATGATTCAGACTCACACCTTCTTCTGCTGCTGCCATTTTTTCGCTTCAATCTTCTAACACTTCAACACAATTCTTCTCGAGAgatataagattttgtttttaatcatTCATgactaatttatatttattttaatttaatgtcAATTATGATAGTTTATGTATTGTTCATGACGTATTTATTATGTCAAATTATGTATGTCCATAATAtttttgggtaaatagtgtcataccccctgcaaaataggcgagttttgcgttacccctgcaaaatatttttttgagattaccccctgcaatgtcaagattccttgcgttacccccctggctcaacaagtgggcatatgacatggacgaatcttgacgtggcatgacacgtggaaattaatttattttttatttatttttaattgccaactcagtaattatttattttttaattaaaaaaaatgaaaaaaactttttaaagaaactttttttttaaagaattcttttttttaaagaaacttttttttttaaagaaatttttttatttaaagaaactttttttttggttactctattattattagttattattattattattattattattattagttttttggttactattattattattagtttttttttcatcttcattttttttggttactctattattagttattatatatatatatatatatataagaatttttttatatatatatataataacaacttttagtaaaaaaataaaaactttcttttaagtaagttcataaaaatataacaacttttaagtttttttttcatttttttaattaaaaactcacattaattaatgagttggcaattaaaaataaataaaaaataaattaatttccatgtgtcatgccacgtcaagattcttccatgtcatatgcccacttgttgagccaggggggtaacgcaaaaaatcttgacattgcaggggggtaatctcaaaaaaatattttgcagggggtaacgcaaaactcgcctattttgcaggggggtataacactatttaccctatttttcaattgttagttagtttagtggtgattgacgctgaatttggtaaGAGGCGCGTAGTTTGATTCCGACAACTTTGATGGGACTGGAAGTACTTGATGGCAGAACCGACCATgaatcagattagacggtccGGTAGGTCAGataatgttgaaaaaaaaaattcaattttgatttttaataattaaactcaaacacaaacaaaaaccaCAAGTAGTAATATCACCATATCAACAAAGATATAGCTACATTTTTAGATTAATTAATAGGTAAAGGAAAACAAGACCAATCAAGGAATAAAAAAGGCAGAACACAATTAGTCCTTATTTATGAGAAAAAGGAATATGGAGTGAAATTGTAAACTAATTTTACATCTGTCAATCGATACCAATCATGTTTTCCGTCATATCACCCCACTTTACTTCATCTCTCTATTAGTCTCAAAAGTCTCAATATTGTAACGGGTAAATTACATTCTAGGGACGAAATCGATAGAATCAAATCTCAAAGTAAAAATTCTAATGAATAGAATTCGGTATAAATGAAATTATGCAAACATAAATGAGAGAGTTTTGAAAGaagataatttttcattcattcatcctCAAAACCAAACATTTCTTTGTATAATTTGCTAAGCCGTTCTATATTGGTTGACTCTCTAGCTATATGGTTCAAACTCACTTCTCCTGCTGCcattcttttttctctcttaatCTCTTCAACATATGAGATTTCTGTATCTATATCTATTGGAAAACCAAACAATATAATGCTCACCAACACACTCCACtacccttttattttatgtcattaatTTGAACCAATTATTATGTCTTAAAAAATGTTTCATTAACAACTACTTTTTCATACACCAcgaaatgataaataatttatgtaattgaattaactacacttatagttaaattaaattaattatctGATCAActgaattaataatatttttttagcttGATTTACCTGTGTTATCGAAGTGTATAAAAAATTATGCGCAGATATCATTACTATGTATAATGCTGGGTGGGCATTTTTTAATTTGGTGGgtacattatatttttactcctTTAAACCGATTTTTTATGTTACTTCACATAAGAACTAAGTTGTCCCGATTTATTTAACCTTTATATTTCTTAGGAATTAAATTGCGTTATAATTAGAAACCAAAATAGTTCATTACTTAAAACATACAAACAGCAACAAAATGAAATATGTCCATATAGTTGGTGGTGTCAACTTTCATATTCTCTTGGATTAAACATATATTGCTCAATACAAACGCTACAGAAAATCACAAGTAACAATCACCATCAATCAAAATCTCACATTTTAAGTATTATCATTCGGTCTCGATCAAACGGTCTTAATCTTACTTACTGCACATACAGTCGGTCATAGATGCAGATTGTACCCAATCCAGATcttattaattattatcatgCATTACACATATGCATGCAAACATCAAACTAACTAATTAGGAGCTTACAACTTCCAAGCCATTACCTGCAAAAGACAATTAATAATTAACTAATAAGGACATTAATAAAAACACTTTAGTATTAATATGATAtcacaaaattaataattaattacataGTCTTACCATCGGGGTCGTAAAAGAAAACTCGTTTGATAGTGCTATTAGTCTCAAAAATCTCAATACCCTTCTCCTACACAATTAATTACACTTATCAATAACAAATCTAACTatctaagtaaaaaaaaaaaaaaacattgatgtATAACTATTGctattagtattattaatatataaagcCGTAATAATggatgaagaaaaaagaaaattatagtaCCTTGAGAGTTTGGATAAAGGAATGAAAATTGGAGATGGTGAAGCATAGATGTTGGCCTGTACGGACACAAGACGGGTCTTTAACAACGGATGACGATGGTGTAGCATCGTCCTCCTTGTTTTTGACACGTTGTAAGATGTGGAGAAgaaaggaagaagaaggaaggCTCATCCATACAATTTTGAAGTGATTATCTCCAAAGTTGGGGGTCTcaacttcctcaaatccaaACATTTCTTTGTAAAATTTGGTCAATCTTTTTATGTCGGATGACTCTATAGCTATATGGTTAAGACTCACTCCTTCTCCTACTACTCTTGCCATTTCTTCtctcttaatttaattttctacATAGGATGGAGATTGCAGTATCTATATATTGGGAAACAATATATGCATGCTCATTAATTAAGTAACATAGTATTATTACTCCACcaccatttcatttttttatgtgaTGTGATTAATTCATTTGGACCAATTATTATGTCtacaaaaaagtttaatttacaCCCACTTTTCATTATCACGTGAAAAACGTGGTGGACATTTTTTTGGTGGGTggattatattttctatttttaaatacaaCCCTCATTAGAATATGTTTTTGCATAATCATTCATAAAGATAAACTTAAAGATTTAAACAATCTTACAAAGCttctcaaacaaaaaaaaaatatcatttctatAAAGTATTTTAATTCAACTTGTGTGAAAGAAAAAtactttaattattataaaaacaatttgaaaaagaaaaaaaaaaaactgaaaaaacaCATGAAAgatatcaaatttcaaaaaaaaaaaaatcctgaCTCTAGTGGAGTGAACAGCAACACTAAATCatgtaagtattttttttcaccCTCATAAAAGTAAAttccattaatatttttaaataaataatgtacCAGATCTTGCTTGCAATGTTATTCTTTTGATTCAAAGTTTTGTTATCTAAATTTGTTATCTTGCAATGAACCATTTTTTCCCTTTTAGGATTTGAAATCCAAATATAGTTAATAGATGCAATGCATTCCCTAACAAGTCTCCGTCTCCAACTCATTCATGTAACAATTCCAAATATTTCGCACATTACATTTCATACATATACATTTCCTCTCATTTCTCTCGCACTCTTTGTGTGTGCTGTTTGGACATTGGACAACCAAACACACAGAGAGACGGAGAAATAGGTTCTTAATTCTCATGGATTCCATCAATAGGAACAACCATCGAGAAACAGAACCACTCTCTAGGATTAGGTTGCAAGAGGCTATCATCTTGCTTCTCTCGCGTTGGTATGCACTTCA
It contains:
- the LOC123908523 gene encoding uncharacterized protein YwkD-like, with translation MARVVGEGVSLNHIAIESSDIKRLTKFYKEMFGFEEVETPNFGDNHFKIVWMSLPSSSFLLHILQRVKNKEDDATPSSSVVKDPSCVRTGQHLCFTISNFHSFIQTLKEKGIEIFETNSTIKRVFFYDPDGNGLEVVSS
- the LOC123908522 gene encoding lactoylglutathione lyase-like, with product MAAAEEGVSLNHISRESTDIKRLANFYRQIFGFEEVESPKFGEFKVVWLRLPSSSLYLHLIERNPSNNLPEGPWSAASPVKDPSHLPRGHHLCFSVPNFQSFLQTLKDKGIETFEKSLPNGKIKQVFFFDPDGNGLEVASKEDSS